From Platichthys flesus chromosome 19, fPlaFle2.1, whole genome shotgun sequence:
ctgtgttttgtttctcattcTTGTGAAtactgtgtgtggtgtgtgtgtgtgtgtgtgtgtgtgtgtgtgtgtgatctcacCTGTTGGGGAAGTGAGCTGGTACCTGCACCACCTCTCCGATGGCGTCAGGGTTACTGCGGGCCACAGTGCAGATGTCCAGACTGGTGTAACACTCTTCTTGcacctttttaaagaaaaatgaatttaatcacagagtgagcagaggacacagcagaggacacacaggagcagaggacacagcagaggacacacaggagcagaggacacagcagaggacacacaggagcagaggaCACAGCAGAGGACACAGTTCTCTGACAGTTCACTGACCTCAGCGATCATCCTCTGGAAGATGTTACAGCGGCGGATGGTTTGGAAAACCTTTGAGGAGATTCCCTGGGAGATGCACTGAAGAGTCTTCTTCACAAAGGTTTTACCCTGAAGGATGAAGGACATACAGTCtcaggtcagacagacagacaggtggacagacagacagagagaaagacagacagacaggtggacagacagacagacaggtggacagacagacagagagacagacagacaggaggacagacaggtggacagacagacagactgacctCTGTGTTGAAGGTTGCAGCCGTGTGGAGGAAGAGTTCACAGATCTCGTGCATCCCATCGGTGTCGCAGGTTGAATTCTCCAGACAAGAGAAGAAGCCGCAGCCCACAGACACAGCACCGGTCAAACATCTGGCCACatcagctgcagacacacacacacacacacacacacacacacaatgatgtcAGGGGTTTGTGGTAAAATCTCATGGAAACACTCAACTTAAACCATGTTTACTTCTTAGACACCTGCTAATTCTGTATttaaaaactacaacaacaaaagacataaaataataaagtaaagtacAGTAAAGTACAGCAAAGTGAAGTACTGTGAGTTCCGATGCAGTATTAATAAACACAGTGTATGCTCCGGTCcgggtggagcagcagctccgGGACTCACTGGGGCTGTTGGAGGAGAAGCGAGCCCGGCGGGGGGCCGCCTCCTCCGGGAGCAGCTCGAAACACGCGGCGGAGCCGAGCACGAGCACGAGCAGAGCGGGGCCGCGCAGCATGACgtctgaggatgaggaggatgaggaggaagaagaggatctgagtcgatgatgatgaagatgatgattacTGCACTGACCACAGCTCGCTTATATACACACAGTCCAATGGAacggaccaatcacagcgcGTCCTCTCCACTCagctcatgttttattcatcaggTGAAATGAACCCGAGGAATATTTCCACGTTCAACTGAACCGGTGACTTTCACACGCACGTGACCATAAAGCAGAAGAATCACAAAGTTCAGATGTCatgaattattatttcattttaatttcttataatttttttcacCATCATTATTATAAGCGTTTCAGACAGAAGTACCAgagataaagtgtgtgtttgtgtgtgcgtgtgtttaagtgtatgtgtgcgtgtgtgtgtgtgttctaaaaTAGCTTCAGTAGGAAACGGAAGCTTCACTTCGGGATTCAAGTCACGTCTGAAGTTTCTCTCTTGTTCACTCGAGTCGAACAAGTTGATCAGTGAGTGAACAGGATGAATACAATGTTTCTGTGAGTTACTGCAGTAAAAGTACTTCTTCACCGATGTAACATTACTGTCAAGTACTGCAGTCAAGAATACATGTAGATAAAGTATCagaagaaaaagtcaaaaggtTCTAACAACGTAAAGCAGGTAAAGTACTTCATGGAGTCAATGTACCACCTTAAAAGTACTAAATGGAGTATCAATATAAAAGCACTTTGTGTTGTTACAGTGTCACAATAAAAGTACTTCATGTAGAGTACTGTGAAAGTACTTTATCATACTAGTTAATGTGGTCAGACCATGAGAGTGAAGTTTAAACTTGGCTGATTTTCAtataacaacacattttattattattgttataaataaTAGTCCTGATTTAGTTCCTGATAAAGACTGAACATGAGCAAAGtgattttaattgaattatcttatattttaaataaaaagcgaataaatgaaaaaatacatttatgatCCAGacaacaaatatatatgttttaataaatattaatagtaaaacacacactgtgtgtaggtgtgtgtagaAAGATGATAGATGTTAACTACAGTATTTATAGATCATAGTTTCCTCTTGtcacattatttattgttaaatcAAGAACATTCTTAttggatttattttagtttcctTGATCTCAAGAGTTTTTGACTCTTTTCTTGTTTGAACATTTCCAAGAAGTTAATTTCAGATTCAGTTTGAGTTTCAATGGAGTGAGCCTCGGATGTGTGTCGCTGAGGAAgtggaaaactgtgtgtgtcttatctgtgagtgtgttatCAGTGGATTGTGAGAGAGTCGTTAGAGGGGACGACTGTTTCCATCACGACCTTCTCTTTACGACAGGAGCCAGTGAACCTCGCCGGCTCTGCTGCCTCCATTAGCCCCGAGGTCAACCGGCTGATAAACATCTGTGCCCGGCTGGAGCCGCATGGGAAAAGGATCCACGTCAAGAAACTCTGAGGCTTTTTAAAGTCGCACAACTTAGTTTATTTACAGGCAAATGTGAAGATTTAAGATGAAGAACAAGACAAAGTGAGTAAAATCCTCTCAACACCTGAGAAGCAGCAACCAGGCCTCCCTGTCATCGGCCCAGACCACTTTCAGCAAAACTCCACAAGAACCTGAAACCTGAAACCTGAACGTCCATCGTGCTCGAGAACCTCAGACAAACAATGAGAAACCAAACTGAACTGAATCAGcttcattcaaacaaacagaacatcTTCTAATAATCAGTTCAAACAGTTTGTTCTTATTGAAATGATCATCAAAAGTTGAAATCTTATGATGGTGTCAATATTTGGTCAATTCTTTAATTaataaagcccagtctgctctgattggccagctgctgcactctgctgtgattggctgactgcttctctctctctctctcttcacctggGTCACTCTCAACACGTTCTCGTACACTTTCTTATTAACGACATGTTTCCTGTAAACGTGTTAACTCGCTTCGAGGTTTGTTTCCTCTGGCTTGGTGGGTGTGTCAGAGCCGTCCAATCAGCAGAGACGTGTATTTAAACCCCGCCTTATTCAAGAGACAGTGACACGACGGAATGTAAAGTTCTCAAGTTCACATATCACAGAGTTTTTAGATGCATCAACGTTGACGTGTTTATAAATGTTTGGTAACGTTCTGTCTGAGCGCAGCCCTGGCGTTAGGGGGCGTGTCAGACCAGCTGATAGGTGTGCATTATGTAAATGAGGTCccttgtgatgtcatcatgatgaGGAAGTGTTGTCAGGACGactgacaggagaggaggagctcactttaccccagaaaaatataaatgtgtgaaatgtgtcaaATATATTCACGATGATTCTGAACCCACTTTCTTTAGAAGATGTGATTATTGATCAGAACCAGAGCAACATTCAAAATATCAACGTGTCAGTGCAGATCTGAAAaacacctttgacctttaatgcAAACATTcataagaaatgaaaagatgacGCTCTTCCTCATAtggcttcacttcctctctctgaaGGATCCTGTTAGAACTCCAGGTCCCATCCGGACTCCTCGTCGGGGGGGGGGCCCTCAGTGTCTTCTGGGAAATAATCAAAGTTGCCGTTGTCCAGGGGTCCGTTCACCTGTGGGT
This genomic window contains:
- the stc1l gene encoding stanniocalcin 1, like, yielding MLRGPALLVLVLGSAACFELLPEEAAPRRARFSSNSPTDVARCLTGAVSVGCGFFSCLENSTCDTDGMHEICELFLHTAATFNTEGKTFVKKTLQCISQGISSKVFQTIRRCNIFQRMIAEVQEECYTSLDICTVARSNPDAIGEVVQVPAHFPNRYYSTLLQTLQACDEETVATVRSGLIARLGPDMETFLQLVQNKPCAAGSGAAAYNNPSSWRNMPVFNVQPGFRGRDPTHLFARRSVDAAEGEVTEN